The following coding sequences lie in one Allochromatium vinosum DSM 180 genomic window:
- a CDS encoding methyl-accepting chemotaxis protein → MSNQPMQSLTHWIRASWEVLALGLFAATSMLWLGSGSPAGWGLAPLVLALAFLIAFRQSRSHAARIAAARAEIQSRLDHQGQQMAALEHAFERLGIELFPIFVRHIAHSRQLTEQSISHLVVAFSELVADLERVIQTTGASDLEDRAILGQFEDSQATLTEVIADFEAILHRDAAMNDQVDRLAGFGEQMRQMAQDVRSVAEQINLLALNAAIEAARAGEQGRGFAVVADEVRKLAGSSANTGARISAKVEELARSLAETQTMVKASMRRADELVGESKHKVEAVMKRLLQTTESLNEDAQSLRALSESLRARIGASMVDLQFQDRTSQILSHVCEGLDSLSERLKVTSGHDLPQQERDILEIDDLLARLLKSYSTIEECDLHHGVKQPRHESAASELTFF, encoded by the coding sequence GTGTCAAACCAGCCGATGCAGTCGCTCACCCACTGGATCCGCGCGTCCTGGGAAGTCCTGGCCCTGGGCCTGTTCGCTGCTACCTCGATGCTGTGGCTGGGTTCGGGGTCTCCAGCAGGCTGGGGTCTGGCGCCTCTGGTGCTCGCGCTCGCTTTCCTGATCGCCTTCCGTCAGTCTCGATCGCACGCCGCCCGGATCGCCGCCGCGCGTGCCGAGATTCAATCCAGGCTCGACCATCAGGGCCAACAGATGGCCGCGCTCGAACACGCCTTCGAGCGTCTGGGCATCGAACTCTTTCCCATCTTTGTGCGTCATATCGCGCATTCGCGCCAGCTCACCGAGCAGAGCATCAGCCATCTGGTCGTCGCGTTCAGTGAACTGGTCGCGGATCTGGAGCGCGTGATCCAGACCACGGGCGCCAGCGATCTGGAGGATCGCGCCATCCTCGGTCAGTTCGAGGACAGTCAGGCGACGCTGACCGAGGTGATCGCCGACTTCGAGGCCATTCTGCATCGTGACGCGGCGATGAACGACCAGGTCGATCGGCTGGCCGGATTTGGTGAACAGATGCGGCAGATGGCCCAGGACGTGCGTTCGGTGGCCGAACAGATCAACCTGCTGGCGCTCAACGCGGCCATCGAGGCGGCGCGCGCGGGTGAGCAGGGGCGCGGTTTCGCCGTGGTGGCCGACGAGGTGCGCAAGCTGGCCGGTTCATCGGCCAACACAGGCGCGCGCATCAGCGCCAAGGTCGAGGAGCTGGCACGCTCACTGGCCGAGACCCAAACGATGGTCAAAGCCTCCATGCGCCGTGCCGACGAGCTGGTCGGGGAGTCCAAACACAAGGTCGAGGCCGTCATGAAGCGTCTGCTACAGACGACCGAGTCGCTCAACGAGGACGCCCAGAGTCTGCGCGCACTCAGCGAGAGCCTGCGCGCGCGCATCGGCGCCTCCATGGTCGATCTACAGTTCCAGGATCGCACCAGCCAGATCCTCAGCCATGTCTGCGAGGGGCTGGACAGCCTGAGTGAGCGACTCAAGGTCACGTCCGGGCACGACCTGCCCCAGCAGGAACGCGACATCCTGGAGATC
- a CDS encoding DUF5610 domain-containing protein, with amino-acid sequence MSIQAQFSSLVSNSLTLRSHTQVGAPAGSPSLREPAGALSSLQEKALGAIAREIPGMDVSGLKTLDPNEYTPEKVAGRITDFVAMGLENARARGKSEEEIQALYESAVKGAEQGFKEAKDILSNLKVLEGNVAEQVGATEKLTLEGLAKLSPTQAKTGTETEATRAPNTTSGVAVAERYQNAEDFSLKLKTRDGDEVEISFSRNFEAQGSFGFSQDGEGNSAAVLDISQSEQTGYGFSVKGDLSEDELKAIQTLVQDVGKLAKDFFGGDVQKAFEQAPDVRFDASQLASMNLTMSRSESYSAARVYEGTQRLEQPESVQNAGRRLGHMMRELRDSFERPELGFLNQPDQAASEIMRGLVQQDSRFLEANTEQQKRYEQNLEQILNAITPAKPDDSLT; translated from the coding sequence ATGAGCATTCAAGCCCAGTTCTCGTCACTCGTCTCCAACAGCCTGACCCTCAGATCCCATACTCAGGTCGGCGCCCCGGCCGGTTCACCCTCCCTGCGCGAGCCGGCCGGGGCGCTCTCCAGCCTTCAGGAGAAGGCGCTCGGCGCCATTGCCCGCGAGATTCCGGGCATGGATGTGTCCGGGCTGAAAACGCTCGACCCCAACGAATACACCCCGGAAAAGGTCGCCGGCCGTATCACGGACTTCGTCGCCATGGGGCTGGAGAACGCCCGTGCACGCGGCAAGTCCGAGGAGGAGATCCAGGCGCTCTACGAGAGCGCCGTCAAGGGAGCCGAGCAGGGATTCAAGGAAGCCAAGGACATCCTCTCCAATCTCAAGGTGCTCGAAGGCAATGTCGCCGAGCAGGTGGGGGCGACCGAGAAGCTGACCCTCGAAGGACTGGCCAAGCTGTCGCCGACCCAGGCCAAGACCGGAACCGAGACCGAAGCGACCAGGGCGCCGAACACAACCTCCGGCGTGGCGGTCGCCGAGCGCTATCAGAACGCCGAAGACTTCAGCCTGAAGCTCAAGACCCGTGACGGCGACGAGGTCGAGATCAGCTTCAGCCGCAATTTCGAGGCTCAGGGAAGTTTCGGCTTCTCGCAGGATGGCGAAGGCAACAGCGCCGCCGTCCTGGATATCAGCCAGTCCGAGCAGACCGGCTATGGATTCAGCGTGAAGGGCGACCTGAGCGAAGATGAGCTGAAGGCCATCCAGACGCTGGTCCAGGACGTCGGCAAGCTGGCCAAGGACTTCTTCGGTGGTGACGTGCAGAAAGCCTTCGAGCAGGCGCCCGACGTCCGCTTCGACGCCTCCCAGCTCGCGTCCATGAACCTGACCATGAGCCGCTCCGAGAGTTACAGCGCGGCCCGTGTGTATGAAGGCACCCAGCGTCTGGAACAGCCCGAGTCGGTCCAGAACGCCGGCCGTCGTCTCGGTCACATGATGCGCGAGCTGCGCGACAGCTTCGAGCGTCCGGAGCTCGGCTTCCTGAACCAGCCGGATCAAGCCGCCAGCGAGATCATGCGCGGGCTCGTCCAGCAGGACAGCCGCTTCCTGGAGGCCAATACCGAGCAGCAAAAACGCTACGAGCAGAACCTGGAGCAGATCCTGAATGCCATCACCCCCGCGAAACCGGACGACTCATTGACGTGA
- the rsmA gene encoding 16S rRNA (adenine(1518)-N(6)/adenine(1519)-N(6))-dimethyltransferase RsmA, producing MEHRARKRFGQNFLHDPLVIDRIHAAIDARPGERLVEIGPGQGAITQGLLTRAGALDVIELDRDLIEPLRQRLGGLGELRIHNADALDFDLRTLADSEGTLRLVGNLPYNISTPLLFHFLDQLDALQDMHLMLQKEVVERIAAEPGDKTYGRLSVMIQSRCAAASLFRIGPGAFKPAPKVESAFLRLRPLRPLPHPIDDPRLHGRIVAAAFGQRRKTLRNSLSGVVDLDIIEAAGIDPKRRAEELDVASYTRLANLAASATAD from the coding sequence ATGGAACATCGCGCACGCAAACGCTTCGGCCAGAACTTTCTCCACGATCCCCTGGTGATCGACCGCATCCACGCCGCCATCGACGCACGACCGGGCGAGCGTCTGGTCGAGATCGGGCCAGGGCAGGGCGCCATCACCCAGGGTCTGCTGACCCGGGCCGGTGCGCTCGACGTCATCGAACTCGACCGCGATCTGATCGAACCGCTCCGTCAACGGCTGGGCGGTCTGGGCGAATTGCGCATCCACAACGCCGACGCGCTCGACTTCGATCTGCGCACGCTCGCGGATTCCGAGGGCACGCTGCGGCTCGTCGGCAATCTGCCCTACAACATCTCGACCCCGTTGCTGTTTCATTTCCTCGACCAGCTCGACGCGCTCCAGGACATGCACCTGATGCTGCAAAAGGAGGTCGTCGAACGCATCGCCGCTGAGCCGGGCGACAAGACCTATGGACGGCTCTCGGTCATGATCCAGAGCCGCTGCGCGGCCGCGAGCCTGTTTCGCATCGGTCCCGGCGCCTTCAAGCCCGCGCCGAAGGTCGAGTCGGCCTTTCTGCGTCTGCGTCCGCTGCGACCGCTCCCGCACCCCATCGACGATCCCCGGCTCCATGGACGGATCGTCGCCGCCGCCTTCGGTCAGCGGCGCAAGACCCTGCGCAACAGCTTGTCCGGAGTCGTCGATTTGGACATCATCGAAGCCGCCGGCATCGACCCGAAGCGCCGTGCCGAGGAGCTGGACGTGGCCAGCTATACGCGGCTGGCGAATCTGGCTGCTTCGGCGACCGCTGACTGA
- a CDS encoding DUF2934 domain-containing protein translates to MSECADRPTDSQRHTMIAVAAYYLAERRGFAPGQAEADWRLAEQAIDAMIASRCLTGRTDDETRARLIRNALVLQETAGGRAVPTTFDTPSETVQP, encoded by the coding sequence ATGTCCGAGTGTGCGGATCGTCCCACCGACAGCCAGCGTCACACGATGATCGCGGTCGCCGCCTATTATCTGGCTGAGCGGCGCGGCTTCGCGCCCGGCCAGGCCGAAGCCGACTGGCGGCTGGCCGAACAGGCGATCGACGCCATGATCGCCAGCCGTTGCCTGACGGGCCGCACGGATGACGAGACACGCGCCCGGCTCATCCGCAACGCCCTGGTGCTCCAGGAGACCGCCGGCGGGCGCGCGGTTCCAACAACATTCGATACCCCTTCCGAGACCGTCCAGCCTTGA
- a CDS encoding rhodanese-like domain-containing protein gives MKNFLELIKHCLTEVHELMPWDLEERLQANPDLLVVDVREPDEFAAMHIEGSINVPRGILESACEWDYEETVPELVQAREREIVVVCRSGYRSVLAAHSMNVLGYTSVVSLKTGLRGWKDYEQPLVDAEGRPVDLDEADVYFTPRLRPEQRRPV, from the coding sequence GTGAAGAACTTCCTGGAACTCATCAAACATTGCCTGACCGAAGTGCACGAACTCATGCCCTGGGATCTGGAGGAACGTCTCCAGGCCAACCCGGACCTGCTGGTCGTCGACGTGCGCGAACCCGATGAGTTTGCGGCCATGCACATCGAGGGTTCGATCAATGTCCCGCGCGGCATTTTGGAGTCGGCGTGTGAATGGGATTATGAGGAAACCGTGCCCGAACTGGTCCAGGCGCGCGAGCGCGAGATCGTGGTCGTCTGCCGCTCGGGCTATCGCAGTGTGCTGGCGGCTCACTCGATGAACGTCCTGGGTTACACCAGCGTCGTTTCACTCAAGACCGGACTGCGCGGCTGGAAAGACTACGAGCAGCCGCTCGTCGACGCCGAAGGCCGTCCGGTCGACCTCGACGAGGCCGATGTCTATTTCACCCCACGCCTGCGCCCCGAACAGCGCCGCCCGGTCTGA
- the fliW gene encoding flagellar assembly protein FliW yields the protein MNQQTTMASEPDVPATIAFPAGIPGFEHLQRYRLTYSDTDSGRVYRLRAEDDAEIEFTLVDPRLYALNYVLELDDTEQSLLQAEDPEQVLVLLMLWKDETASSGMPGLNANIGGPILINVVKGLGMQKIIDSPRVELSISN from the coding sequence ATGAACCAGCAGACCACCATGGCCTCCGAGCCGGATGTCCCCGCCACCATCGCCTTTCCCGCCGGCATTCCAGGATTCGAGCATCTTCAGCGCTACCGTCTGACGTATTCGGACACGGATTCCGGGCGCGTCTACCGACTGCGCGCCGAGGACGACGCGGAGATCGAGTTCACGCTGGTCGATCCGAGACTCTATGCGCTCAATTATGTGCTCGAACTCGATGATACGGAACAGTCCCTGCTCCAGGCCGAGGATCCCGAGCAGGTTCTGGTGCTGCTCATGCTCTGGAAAGACGAGACCGCAAGCAGCGGCATGCCGGGGCTGAACGCCAATATCGGCGGTCCCATCCTCATCAATGTCGTCAAGGGTCTGGGAATGCAGAAGATCATCGACAGTCCGCGCGTCGAACTCAGCATCTCGAACTGA
- a CDS encoding Lcl C-terminal domain-containing protein: MRYRIRTALAVSLLVYFTPAQLQAQEDTPILPATDACLKGETETTPSAEFSLLENGAVVRHQRTTLEWQRCALGQRWDAESNGCVGRPASHPWTKAMQLAGKAGGDWRLPTGEELLTIVEKCHDSPAINPQVFPNTPSGLYWSSSVDTGGLERAWSVSFFSGQYFRAGKSQNGRVRLVRGTLGPPGGAAP, from the coding sequence ATGCGATACCGGATACGGACGGCCCTGGCCGTCAGTCTGCTCGTTTACTTCACCCCAGCCCAGCTCCAGGCGCAGGAGGACACGCCGATCCTGCCCGCGACCGATGCCTGTCTGAAGGGCGAAACCGAAACCACACCCTCGGCCGAATTCAGTCTGCTGGAGAACGGGGCCGTGGTCCGGCACCAGCGCACGACGCTCGAATGGCAGCGCTGCGCACTCGGTCAGCGCTGGGACGCCGAATCCAACGGCTGTGTCGGGCGTCCCGCCAGCCATCCCTGGACCAAGGCCATGCAGTTGGCGGGCAAGGCCGGGGGCGACTGGAGACTGCCGACCGGCGAGGAACTCCTGACCATTGTCGAAAAATGTCACGACAGCCCCGCGATCAATCCGCAGGTGTTTCCGAACACCCCTTCGGGGCTGTACTGGTCGTCCTCGGTCGACACGGGCGGACTGGAGCGCGCCTGGTCGGTGAGTTTTTTCAGCGGCCAATACTTCCGGGCCGGCAAGTCGCAGAACGGGCGCGTGCGCCTGGTGCGCGGCACCCTGGGGCCACCGGGCGGCGCCGCGCCCTAG
- the purL gene encoding phosphoribosylformylglycinamidine synthase: MLVLRGAPAFSELRLQKLADRLCELTGFPIQPYAEYVHFAQVTAELSAEERAILERLLRYGPSLPAHEPEGRLVLVVPRPGTISPWSSKATDIAHNCGLKTIRRLERGIAYYLTSESAEIDGHVLGAAAAVLHDRMTQVVRFDLDSAGQLFESAEPRPMQRVDVIGAGRPALEAANLELGLALSDDEIDYLTQNFSALGRNPTDVELMMFAQANSEHCRHKIFNADWVIDGEPQTHSLFAMIRHTTQTSPEGVLSAYKDNAAVLEGWEGRRFIPCPQTRVYCESEEPIHLLMKVETHNHPTAIAPDPGAATGSGGEIRDEGATGQGAKPKAGLCGFSVSNLRIPGFEQPWEVDHGKPGRIVSALDIMIEGPIGAAAFNNEFGRPNLTGYFRTYEQAIPGPDGRTELRGYHKPIMLAGGMGNIRDEHVEKRPFPAGTPLVVLGGPAMLIGLGGGAASSMASGASAEDLDFASVQRANPEMQRRCQEVIDRCWARGEDNPVLFIHDVGAGGLSNALPELVHDGGRGGRFDLAAIPSDDPSLSPMELWCNESQERYVMAIAAEQLDEFKAICERERCPYAVVGEATEIEHLALEDAARGERPIDMPLSLLLGKPPRMRREVERLPSPGAPFDTSGIELSEAIARVLRLPTVADKSFLITIGDRSITGLVAREQMVGPWQVPVADCAVTLSDYSGYTGEAMAIGERTPLALLNAPASGRMAVGEAITNILAADIEQLGDIKLSANWMAAAGHPGEDARLYDTVRAVGLELCAELGIAIPVGKDSMSMKTVWNTPEGERREMTAPLSLIVSAFAPVEDVRETLTPQLRTDQGDTDLILIDLGRGRNRLGGSALAQVYNRIGTETPDLDDPELLKRFCAALQELRAEGLLLAYHDRSDGGLLATLCEMAFAGHCGLDIDLAAIGSDALAALFNEELGAVIQVRHTDTDDVLQILEYHGLAEFSPVIGLLDDSDQIRICHRCCTLFTADRADLQRLWSETSHRMQARRDDPECAAEAFARIGAPDPGLNAVLTFDPDDDIAAPYIERGARPPIAILRDQGVNGQIEMAAAFHAAGFSCVDVHLSDVIAGRVDLAEFRGLVACGGFSYGDVLGAGEGWAKTILFNARARDQFQTFFERADTFALGVCNGCQMLSNLRELIPGADHWPHFVRNRSEQFEARTLMLQVEAAPSALLTGMAGSRMPIAVAHGEGRAEFRDAAHLAAAEPWVVARYVENDGQIAERYPANPNGSPNGIAGLTTTDGRVTILMPHPERVFRAVQNSWYPDDWGQDGPWMRLFRNARVWVG, encoded by the coding sequence ATGCTTGTCCTCCGTGGCGCGCCCGCCTTCTCCGAACTCCGTCTCCAGAAACTGGCCGACCGGCTGTGCGAGCTGACCGGGTTCCCGATCCAGCCCTATGCCGAGTATGTGCATTTCGCCCAGGTGACGGCTGAACTCAGCGCCGAGGAGCGCGCCATCCTGGAGCGTCTGCTGCGCTATGGGCCGAGTCTGCCGGCGCATGAACCCGAGGGGCGCCTGGTGCTGGTGGTGCCGCGACCGGGAACCATCTCGCCCTGGTCGTCGAAGGCGACCGACATCGCGCACAACTGCGGCCTGAAGACGATCCGCCGTCTGGAGCGCGGCATCGCCTACTATCTGACCAGCGAATCGGCCGAGATCGACGGCCATGTGCTGGGCGCGGCGGCCGCCGTGCTGCACGACCGCATGACCCAGGTGGTCCGCTTCGATCTGGACTCGGCCGGTCAGCTCTTCGAGTCCGCCGAGCCGCGCCCGATGCAGCGGGTCGATGTCATCGGTGCCGGACGGCCGGCGCTGGAAGCGGCCAACCTCGAACTGGGGCTGGCGCTCTCCGACGACGAGATCGACTATCTGACCCAGAACTTCAGCGCACTCGGCCGCAATCCGACCGATGTCGAGCTGATGATGTTCGCCCAGGCCAACTCCGAGCACTGCCGGCACAAGATCTTCAACGCCGACTGGGTGATCGACGGCGAGCCGCAGACCCATTCGCTGTTCGCCATGATCCGCCATACCACCCAGACTTCACCCGAGGGTGTGCTCTCGGCCTACAAGGACAACGCCGCCGTGCTCGAAGGCTGGGAAGGACGGCGTTTCATCCCCTGTCCGCAGACGCGCGTCTACTGCGAGTCCGAGGAACCCATTCATCTGTTGATGAAGGTCGAGACCCACAACCACCCGACCGCCATCGCTCCCGATCCGGGCGCGGCCACCGGCTCGGGCGGCGAGATCCGCGACGAGGGCGCGACCGGGCAGGGCGCCAAGCCCAAGGCCGGTCTGTGCGGCTTCTCGGTGTCGAATCTGCGCATCCCCGGCTTCGAGCAGCCCTGGGAGGTCGATCACGGCAAGCCGGGACGCATCGTCTCGGCGCTCGACATCATGATCGAGGGGCCGATCGGCGCGGCGGCCTTCAACAACGAGTTCGGACGGCCCAATCTGACCGGCTATTTCCGCACCTACGAGCAGGCGATCCCCGGCCCGGACGGCCGCACCGAACTGCGCGGTTATCACAAACCGATCATGCTTGCAGGCGGGATGGGCAACATCCGCGACGAGCATGTCGAGAAGCGTCCCTTCCCGGCGGGCACGCCGCTGGTCGTGCTCGGCGGGCCGGCGATGCTGATCGGTCTCGGTGGCGGTGCGGCCTCCAGCATGGCTTCGGGGGCTTCGGCGGAAGATCTGGATTTCGCCTCGGTGCAGCGCGCCAACCCCGAGATGCAGCGCCGCTGTCAGGAGGTCATCGACCGTTGCTGGGCGCGCGGCGAGGACAATCCGGTCCTGTTCATCCACGATGTCGGCGCGGGCGGACTGTCCAACGCGCTGCCCGAACTGGTGCATGACGGCGGACGCGGCGGACGCTTCGATCTGGCCGCGATCCCGAGCGACGATCCGTCACTGTCGCCGATGGAACTCTGGTGCAACGAGTCGCAGGAACGCTATGTGATGGCGATCGCCGCCGAGCAGCTGGACGAGTTCAAGGCCATCTGCGAGCGCGAGCGTTGCCCCTATGCCGTGGTCGGCGAGGCGACCGAGATCGAGCATTTGGCGCTCGAAGACGCCGCGCGCGGTGAGCGCCCGATCGACATGCCGCTTTCGCTGCTCTTGGGCAAGCCGCCACGCATGCGCCGTGAGGTCGAGCGTCTGCCGTCACCCGGCGCGCCGTTCGACACCAGCGGCATCGAGCTGAGCGAGGCCATCGCCCGTGTGCTGCGATTGCCGACGGTCGCCGACAAGAGCTTCCTCATCACCATCGGCGACCGCAGCATCACCGGACTGGTGGCGCGCGAGCAGATGGTCGGCCCCTGGCAGGTGCCGGTCGCCGACTGTGCCGTGACCCTGAGCGATTACAGCGGCTACACCGGCGAGGCCATGGCCATCGGCGAGCGCACCCCGCTGGCGCTGTTGAATGCACCGGCCTCGGGCCGGATGGCGGTCGGCGAGGCCATCACCAACATCCTCGCCGCTGACATCGAGCAGCTGGGCGACATCAAGCTTTCGGCCAACTGGATGGCGGCGGCCGGGCATCCGGGCGAGGACGCGCGGCTCTACGACACGGTGCGCGCGGTCGGTCTGGAGCTCTGCGCCGAACTCGGGATCGCCATCCCGGTCGGCAAGGATTCCATGAGCATGAAGACGGTGTGGAACACGCCCGAAGGCGAGCGGCGCGAGATGACCGCACCGTTGTCGCTGATCGTTTCGGCCTTCGCGCCGGTCGAGGACGTGCGCGAGACCCTGACGCCGCAACTGCGTACCGATCAGGGCGATACCGACCTGATCCTGATCGACCTCGGCCGTGGACGCAACCGGCTCGGCGGCTCGGCGTTGGCGCAGGTCTACAACCGGATCGGCACCGAGACGCCGGATCTCGACGACCCTGAATTGCTCAAGCGCTTCTGCGCCGCGCTCCAGGAACTGCGTGCCGAAGGGCTGCTCCTGGCCTATCACGACCGCTCGGACGGCGGATTGCTGGCCACCCTGTGCGAGATGGCCTTTGCCGGACATTGCGGGCTGGACATCGATCTGGCCGCCATCGGCTCTGACGCGCTCGCGGCCTTGTTCAACGAGGAACTGGGTGCAGTCATCCAGGTGCGTCATACCGACACCGACGACGTACTCCAGATCCTGGAGTACCACGGGCTGGCCGAGTTCAGTCCGGTGATCGGTCTGCTCGACGACAGTGACCAGATCCGTATCTGTCATCGCTGCTGCACCCTGTTCACGGCCGACCGAGCCGATCTGCAACGACTCTGGTCCGAAACCAGCCACCGGATGCAGGCGCGGCGCGACGATCCCGAGTGCGCGGCTGAAGCCTTCGCGCGGATCGGCGCACCCGATCCGGGCCTGAACGCGGTCCTGACCTTCGATCCCGACGACGACATCGCCGCGCCCTACATCGAACGCGGCGCGCGCCCGCCGATCGCCATCCTGCGCGATCAGGGCGTCAATGGTCAGATCGAGATGGCTGCCGCCTTCCATGCCGCCGGGTTCTCCTGTGTCGACGTGCATCTGTCCGATGTCATCGCCGGGCGCGTGGATCTGGCCGAGTTCCGGGGCTTGGTGGCCTGTGGCGGCTTCTCCTACGGCGACGTGCTGGGGGCGGGCGAGGGCTGGGCCAAGACCATCCTGTTCAACGCCCGCGCGCGCGATCAGTTCCAGACGTTCTTCGAGCGTGCCGACACCTTTGCGCTCGGTGTCTGCAACGGCTGCCAGATGCTCTCCAACCTGCGCGAGCTGATTCCGGGTGCGGACCACTGGCCGCACTTCGTGCGCAACCGCTCAGAGCAGTTCGAGGCGCGCACGCTCATGCTCCAGGTCGAAGCGGCTCCCTCGGCGCTGCTGACCGGCATGGCCGGATCGCGGATGCCGATCGCCGTGGCCCATGGCGAGGGGAGGGCGGAGTTCCGCGATGCGGCCCATCTGGCGGCGGCCGAACCCTGGGTCGTGGCGCGCTATGTCGAAAACGACGGACAGATCGCCGAACGCTATCCGGCCAACCCCAACGGCTCGCCCAACGGCATCGCCGGACTGACCACCACCGACGGGCGCGTCACCATCCTGATGCCGCATCCCGAGCGCGTCTTCCGGGCCGTCCAGAACTCCTGGTATCCGGACGACTGGGGTCAGGATGGTCCCTGGATGCGGCTGTTCCGCAATGCGCGCGTCTGGGTCGGCTGA
- the rlmB gene encoding 23S rRNA (guanosine(2251)-2'-O)-methyltransferase RlmB encodes MTERAPVGGIHSVRAALKFGAEGVDEVWLERARRDRRLQELADLAREAGIRLRQVERAELERAAAGVNHQGALAWVRVPSSRTESDLAALLDRLDVPPFLLLLDEVQDPHNLGACLRTAEAVGVQAVIAPKDNAVGLTPVVCKVASGAAETLPYVQVTNLARVMDALKERGIWLIGAAGEASDELYAADLTGPLGLVMGAEGSGLRRLTRERCDRLVRLPMCGQVESLNVSVAAGVCLYEALRQRRA; translated from the coding sequence ATGACTGAGCGCGCGCCCGTCGGGGGTATCCACAGCGTCCGTGCGGCACTGAAGTTCGGCGCCGAGGGCGTGGACGAAGTCTGGCTGGAGCGGGCGCGTCGTGACCGGCGCCTGCAGGAACTGGCCGATCTGGCGCGCGAGGCCGGTATCCGGCTGCGTCAGGTCGAGCGTGCGGAGCTGGAACGCGCGGCGGCCGGCGTCAACCATCAGGGGGCGCTCGCCTGGGTTCGGGTGCCGTCCTCGCGCACCGAATCCGACCTGGCGGCGCTGCTCGATCGACTCGATGTGCCGCCATTCCTGCTACTCTTGGATGAAGTCCAGGATCCGCACAACCTCGGCGCCTGTCTGCGTACCGCCGAGGCCGTCGGCGTCCAGGCCGTCATCGCGCCCAAGGACAACGCCGTCGGGCTGACGCCCGTGGTGTGCAAGGTCGCCAGCGGCGCCGCCGAGACGCTGCCCTATGTGCAGGTGACGAATCTGGCGCGGGTCATGGATGCGCTCAAGGAGCGCGGCATCTGGCTGATCGGCGCCGCCGGCGAGGCGAGCGACGAACTCTATGCCGCCGACCTGACCGGCCCGCTGGGGCTGGTGATGGGCGCCGAGGGCAGCGGACTGCGCCGCCTGACCCGCGAACGCTGCGATCGTCTGGTGCGTCTGCCGATGTGTGGCCAGGTGGAGAGCCTGAACGTCTCGGTCGCGGCCGGCGTCTGTCTCTACGAGGCCCTGCGTCAACGACGCGCCTAG